A genomic stretch from Shewanella woodyi ATCC 51908 includes:
- a CDS encoding glycine-rich domain-containing protein, with translation MDKTTLSEVLAYSNPAVEKRFMNIYGTDEAATSVIFNSAKKWLWLCYQRRQLGLDVKLSIDTPLLVIDEMWHNFILFSNDYLSFCKRFFGHYIHHMPTTKAMEKELKDSMQGKEPQVFAQEMLAKKRWQYEFVYDQLGKEEFLLWYKEYPKKYTPNTLLNLALEHQKLVNKEVVLIPELAQFTQKGV, from the coding sequence ATGGATAAAACAACGCTAAGTGAGGTACTTGCCTACAGTAATCCAGCGGTTGAAAAACGCTTTATGAATATCTATGGCACTGATGAAGCGGCCACAAGCGTGATTTTTAATAGTGCTAAGAAATGGCTTTGGCTCTGCTATCAAAGGCGCCAATTGGGGCTTGATGTCAAGCTGTCTATTGACACTCCTCTTTTAGTGATCGATGAGATGTGGCACAACTTTATTCTTTTCTCTAATGACTATCTAAGTTTTTGTAAACGATTTTTTGGTCACTATATTCACCATATGCCAACCACAAAGGCGATGGAAAAAGAGTTAAAAGACTCTATGCAAGGGAAAGAGCCTCAAGTCTTTGCTCAGGAGATGTTGGCCAAGAAGCGTTGGCAATATGAGTTTGTGTATGACCAGTTAGGAAAAGAGGAGTTTCTGCTCTGGTATAAGGAGTACCCCAAGAAATATACCCCGAATACTCTATTAAATTTAGCTTTGGAGCATCAAAAACTAGTGAATAAAGAGGTGGTATTGATTCCTGAACTGGCTCAATTCACTCAGAAAGGTGTTTAG
- a CDS encoding HlyD family secretion protein, producing MEEPSPSKQLFRKEVLERGDSNSLGTVFLRQPKEYQWIAILMFLVVSGLLVFLFVGTYTKYADVFGVITVDKGLVKVSARREGQIIEQMVKQGDSVTKGDLLYVISTDRHSSFDQNLDQTILIQQMELQSSLERDLKIAEEASGLELALIKSKILSKTTEIEQINAQLAIYDQRVELSGAGLARNEKLLKAGHTNQAQLDKVIEDHLALQSKRNDLLMKLNSTQSLLAELSNELELKPGIFKEKHNRLKRNLIENKQRITEVSSNIDYRIYAPLTGVIGSQLTHVGEFVRPGNTMVSLIPEGSKLQAELYVPATSIGFIKPEQEVSMRYSAFPYQHFGLHSGRVLSVSKVISLPEELETSVELTGAVYKVIVGLDSQSVSAQGEELTLGVGMELEASVKLENRSLVQWILEPIYSLRNR from the coding sequence ATGGAAGAGCCAAGTCCATCTAAACAGCTATTTAGAAAAGAGGTTTTAGAGAGAGGTGATAGCAACTCTCTAGGGACCGTTTTTCTAAGACAGCCTAAAGAATATCAATGGATAGCCATATTAATGTTTTTGGTTGTCTCTGGTTTATTGGTTTTTCTCTTTGTTGGAACTTATACCAAGTACGCAGATGTATTTGGTGTGATCACCGTCGACAAGGGGCTAGTCAAGGTAAGTGCAAGACGGGAAGGACAGATTATTGAGCAGATGGTAAAGCAGGGGGATTCCGTCACTAAAGGCGACCTTCTTTATGTTATCTCCACTGATAGGCACAGCTCATTTGATCAGAATTTAGACCAAACGATCTTGATTCAGCAGATGGAGCTTCAGTCCTCTTTAGAACGAGATCTTAAGATTGCTGAGGAGGCGTCGGGTCTTGAGTTGGCGCTTATTAAAAGCAAAATCTTATCGAAAACCACAGAGATTGAGCAGATAAATGCGCAGTTAGCGATATACGATCAAAGGGTGGAGCTTTCTGGGGCGGGTTTGGCTCGTAATGAAAAGCTGTTAAAAGCAGGTCATACAAATCAGGCTCAGCTAGATAAAGTGATTGAGGATCATCTAGCACTTCAGTCTAAGCGTAATGATCTGTTAATGAAGCTTAATTCAACACAATCTCTGTTAGCAGAGTTATCAAACGAGTTAGAGCTTAAGCCTGGAATATTCAAAGAGAAGCATAATCGCCTCAAACGTAATTTGATTGAAAATAAACAGAGGATCACAGAGGTCTCATCCAATATCGATTACCGGATCTATGCGCCATTAACTGGGGTGATAGGCAGCCAACTGACTCATGTTGGTGAATTTGTGCGTCCAGGAAACACTATGGTAAGCCTGATCCCTGAGGGCTCTAAGCTACAAGCTGAGTTGTATGTACCCGCAACCTCGATAGGTTTTATTAAGCCTGAACAGGAGGTTTCGATGCGCTATAGCGCTTTCCCCTACCAGCACTTTGGTCTACATAGCGGCAGAGTGCTGAGTGTCTCTAAAGTGATCTCCCTTCCAGAGGAGTTAGAGACCAGTGTTGAGCTAACAGGGGCGGTTTATAAGGTGATCGTAGGGTTAGATTCACAATCGGTGAGCGCGCAAGGTGAGGAGCTAACTTTAGGCGTCGGTATGGAGCTTGAAGCCAGTGTGAAACTGGAAAATCGTAGCTTAGTTCAATGGATCTTAGAACCAATTTATAGCTTGAGGAACAGATAG
- a CDS encoding glycine-rich domain-containing protein — protein MNNSSLEAVLAYQNTDVTDRFIKLYGVKESEAVEIFEDVKRWLWMASETQKSVNKAVVIDSALVVLDEMWHNFMLFTRDYGQFCKEYFGGYIHHSPMTADEIAMAESELKGLSVAERKTALMEKKRWQYEFIYDQLGEQVFMRWYKQYPQLYTSKSLCEMALNTELKRSESLQLELARRSAELSDAA, from the coding sequence ATGAATAATTCAAGTTTAGAAGCGGTACTCGCTTATCAGAATACTGATGTGACCGATAGATTTATCAAGCTATATGGTGTTAAAGAATCAGAAGCGGTTGAGATATTTGAAGATGTTAAGCGTTGGCTTTGGATGGCGTCAGAAACTCAAAAGTCAGTGAATAAGGCCGTTGTGATAGACAGTGCACTCGTGGTGCTCGATGAGATGTGGCATAACTTTATGCTGTTTACCCGTGACTATGGTCAGTTCTGTAAGGAGTATTTTGGTGGCTATATCCATCATTCACCAATGACCGCTGATGAGATTGCCATGGCTGAGAGCGAACTTAAAGGGCTCTCTGTCGCTGAGCGTAAAACTGCATTGATGGAGAAGAAGCGTTGGCAGTATGAGTTTATCTACGACCAGTTAGGCGAGCAGGTATTTATGCGTTGGTATAAGCAGTACCCGCAGCTTTATACCTCTAAGAGCTTATGTGAGATGGCATTAAATACTGAGCTTAAACGAAGTGAGTCATTACAGCTGGAGTTGGCTCGCCGCAGCGCCGAGCTCTCTGATGCGGCTTAA